One window from the genome of Paraclostridium sordellii encodes:
- a CDS encoding 30S ribosomal protein S1, with translation MDNNQTMEELLAQQEKEMSSLKIGQIVTGKITKVLYDEIRVELSYGFDGIILKSELVLDKNQEIKDKYEVGQEISGEITKVQRKDGIIYLSVKKALVEETRKELKEALDNHTILTVHVERSIEKGLFANYKTETVFIPLSQIDVKFVNNTAAYIGRDLEVYMIEMDLRRNRIVASHREVAQERLDIQKAEERARIKAEKEAHRAKVKKAKEDLFNSLEIGQKRTGKVSKIMSYGAFIDLGGIEGLAHINELAWHRVDSVEDVVKEGQEVDVYVIKIDKENKKIGLAIKDINNDPWNEVRENMQVGDIVKVKVLKLIEKGAFVEVKLGVEAFLPISELSEERVMKVSHVVNVDDEIEVMIIDIKNKEKRMVVSLKEANKEPEEDYSEFLETEESLGSLGELFKEKFKDLK, from the coding sequence ATGGATAATAATCAAACTATGGAAGAACTTTTAGCGCAACAAGAAAAAGAAATGAGTAGTTTAAAGATCGGTCAAATAGTAACAGGTAAAATAACTAAGGTATTATATGATGAAATTCGTGTTGAATTAAGCTATGGATTTGATGGAATTATACTTAAATCAGAACTTGTATTAGATAAAAATCAAGAGATAAAAGATAAGTATGAAGTAGGTCAAGAAATAAGTGGTGAAATAACAAAAGTACAACGCAAAGATGGGATAATATATTTATCAGTAAAAAAAGCATTAGTTGAAGAAACTAGAAAAGAATTAAAAGAAGCATTAGATAATCATACTATTCTAACAGTACATGTTGAAAGAAGTATTGAAAAGGGATTATTTGCAAACTATAAAACTGAAACTGTATTTATACCTCTTTCTCAAATAGATGTTAAGTTTGTAAACAATACAGCAGCTTATATTGGTCGTGACTTAGAAGTTTATATGATAGAGATGGATTTAAGAAGAAACAGAATAGTAGCATCTCACAGAGAAGTAGCTCAAGAAAGATTAGATATACAAAAGGCAGAAGAAAGAGCAAGAATAAAAGCAGAGAAAGAAGCTCATAGAGCAAAGGTTAAAAAAGCTAAAGAAGATTTATTTAACTCTTTAGAAATAGGTCAAAAAAGAACTGGTAAAGTAAGTAAGATAATGAGCTATGGCGCATTTATAGATTTAGGTGGAATAGAAGGATTAGCTCATATAAATGAATTAGCTTGGCATAGAGTAGATTCGGTTGAAGATGTTGTTAAAGAAGGTCAAGAAGTTGATGTATATGTTATAAAAATAGATAAAGAAAATAAAAAAATAGGACTTGCTATAAAAGATATAAATAATGATCCTTGGAATGAAGTAAGAGAAAACATGCAAGTCGGAGATATAGTAAAAGTTAAAGTATTAAAGCTTATAGAAAAAGGAGCTTTTGTAGAAGTTAAACTTGGAGTTGAAGCATTTTTACCAATATCTGAATTAAGTGAAGAAAGAGTTATGAAAGTTTCACATGTTGTAAATGTTGACGATGAAATAGAAGTTATGATAATAGACATAAAAAATAAAGAAAAAAGAATGGTAGTTTCTTTAAAAGAAGCAAATAAAGAACCAGAAGAAGATTACTCAGAGTTTTTAGAAACTGAAGAATCTTTAGGATCTTTAGGCGAATTATTCAAAGAAAAATTTAAAGATTTAAAATAG
- a CDS encoding sulfite exporter TauE/SafE family protein, translating to MSSIIVFIISGILAGVGIGLVGLSAASIITPMLVAILGFDAYKAIGIALSADVLAAGSSSLTYFKNKNIDIKNGIVMMISTMIFTYIFSYFAKFIPSNTLGSSSIIMTILLGIKFLTKPINNSNKQNITYKNSKKQLILSIFWGALVGIVCGVLGAGGGVMLLLVLTSVLGYQLKIAVGTSVFIMSFTALTGAVAHIVHGGTDLKALLLCSICALISSKGAAKFANKTDNKKLNKTAGVFLILFGIILLLIKLLK from the coding sequence ATGAGTAGTATAATAGTATTTATTATATCAGGTATTTTAGCTGGTGTTGGAATAGGATTAGTAGGTTTATCTGCAGCTTCAATCATTACACCTATGCTAGTAGCTATTTTAGGGTTTGATGCCTACAAAGCCATAGGTATAGCTTTATCAGCAGATGTTTTAGCTGCTGGTTCTTCATCTTTAACTTATTTTAAAAATAAAAATATAGATATAAAAAATGGAATCGTAATGATGATTTCCACAATGATTTTCACATATATTTTTAGTTATTTTGCTAAATTTATTCCAAGCAATACTTTAGGTTCTTCATCTATAATAATGACTATTTTACTTGGAATAAAGTTCTTAACTAAACCTATAAATAATTCTAACAAACAAAATATCACATATAAAAATTCAAAAAAACAATTAATTTTATCTATATTTTGGGGTGCATTAGTAGGAATAGTTTGTGGTGTTTTAGGCGCTGGTGGAGGTGTAATGCTTCTATTAGTTTTAACTAGTGTTTTAGGGTATCAACTTAAAATAGCAGTTGGTACTAGTGTGTTTATAATGTCGTTTACAGCTCTTACAGGTGCAGTTGCTCATATTGTTCATGGTGGTACTGATTTAAAAGCCCTTTTACTATGTAGTATATGTGCTTTAATATCTTCTAAAGGTGCTGCTAAGTTTGCAAATAAAACAGATAATAAAAAGCTTAATAAAACAGCTGGAGTTTTTTTAATACTATTTGGCATAATACTTCTTTTAATTAAGTTATTAAAGTAA
- a CDS encoding aminotransferase class V-fold PLP-dependent enzyme, with translation MSKQLMDYRHMFDGVDLTIKLEDGAYVTPICFDNGATTPPLKCVDKEIFKHMQMYGSIGRGKGPKSEYSTRVYEKCRDYVKEFFNLANDDNYTVIFTKNTTEGMNLLANALLNSKYDKVITTRMEHHANDLPWRYNSNLIYIEVDEEGKLKVEDIEKELINNNGEVKLVTVTGASNVTGYVNPINEIAKIAHKYGAKIVVDAAQLAAHRDINMKGTGNDDAIDYLALSGHKMYAPYGSGLVIGLKEGLENKEPFLKGGGAVDLVFDYDIYWSDLPSKFEAGTPNYLGVIALYTAMNKLKEIGLENVKQHEDILKNRLIKGLEDIDRVVLYGDSSCKERLGVISFNVDGINFDSVADKLSYIRGIAVRQGAFCAHTYVRRLLGISDSDAKALLNRDCKAAGMVRASFGLYNTCEEVDEFLNTMEFMINRCRRFERNLI, from the coding sequence ATGAGTAAACAGTTAATGGATTATAGACATATGTTTGATGGAGTAGATCTGACTATAAAACTAGAAGATGGAGCTTATGTTACTCCTATATGTTTTGATAATGGAGCAACAACGCCACCTTTAAAATGTGTTGACAAGGAAATTTTTAAGCATATGCAAATGTACGGATCTATAGGAAGAGGTAAAGGTCCTAAATCAGAATACTCAACTAGAGTATATGAAAAATGTAGAGATTATGTAAAAGAGTTTTTTAACTTAGCAAATGATGATAACTATACAGTTATATTTACTAAAAATACTACAGAAGGAATGAATTTATTAGCAAATGCATTACTAAATAGTAAGTATGATAAAGTAATAACTACCAGAATGGAACATCATGCTAATGATTTGCCTTGGAGATATAATTCAAATTTAATATATATAGAAGTTGATGAAGAAGGAAAGCTTAAAGTAGAAGATATAGAAAAAGAATTAATAAACAATAATGGAGAAGTTAAACTTGTTACAGTTACAGGAGCATCAAATGTTACAGGTTATGTAAATCCAATAAATGAAATAGCAAAAATAGCACATAAATATGGAGCAAAAATCGTTGTAGATGCTGCTCAATTAGCTGCACATAGAGATATAAACATGAAAGGAACAGGAAATGATGATGCTATAGATTATTTGGCATTATCAGGACATAAGATGTATGCTCCATATGGAAGTGGATTAGTTATAGGTCTTAAAGAAGGACTAGAAAATAAAGAGCCATTTTTAAAAGGTGGAGGAGCTGTAGATTTAGTTTTTGATTATGATATATATTGGAGTGATTTACCATCTAAATTTGAAGCAGGGACACCTAACTATTTAGGAGTTATAGCTTTGTATACAGCAATGAATAAATTAAAGGAAATAGGTTTAGAAAATGTTAAGCAACATGAAGATATTTTAAAAAATAGATTAATAAAGGGATTAGAAGATATAGATAGGGTAGTTTTATATGGAGATTCTAGTTGTAAGGAAAGATTAGGTGTGATTTCGTTTAATGTTGATGGAATAAACTTTGATTCTGTTGCAGATAAATTATCCTATATAAGGGGAATTGCTGTTAGACAAGGTGCGTTTTGTGCGCATACTTATGTAAGAAGACTATTAGGTATAAGCGATTCAGATGCTAAAGCTTTACTAAATAGAGATTGTAAAGCAGCAGGAATGGTAAGAGCAAGTTTTGGATTATATAATACATGCGAAGAAGTAGATGAATTTTTAAATACAATGGAGTTTATGATTAATAGATGTAGAAGATTTGAACGAAATTTAATATAA
- a CDS encoding DUF2383 domain-containing protein, protein MDKNETLIKELNKFLRGIHMGADTFRVYQDKAKNEELKNELRRIMFIFREQDEKVSSYIKKLGGEPTDSLGVTGEMASIFEKLKDMFIDSDKEVIEHAISAVDMGIEGGSNLLDSYKDEHLDKGIFQHLNEMVSEYKSINNRLDILYKSL, encoded by the coding sequence ATGGATAAAAATGAAACTCTAATAAAAGAATTAAATAAATTCCTAAGAGGAATTCACATGGGTGCAGATACATTTAGAGTATACCAAGATAAAGCTAAAAATGAAGAATTAAAAAATGAGTTAAGAAGAATAATGTTTATATTTAGAGAACAAGATGAAAAGGTAAGTTCATATATAAAAAAATTAGGCGGAGAACCTACAGATTCATTGGGAGTTACTGGTGAAATGGCTAGTATATTTGAAAAGTTAAAAGACATGTTTATAGATAGTGATAAAGAAGTTATAGAACATGCTATAAGTGCTGTAGATATGGGTATTGAAGGAGGTAGTAATCTTTTAGATTCGTATAAAGATGAGCATTTAGATAAAGGTATTTTTCAACATTTAAATGAGATGGTAAGTGAGTATAAGAGTATAAACAATAGGCTAGATATATTATATAAATCTCTATAA
- a CDS encoding MATE family efflux transporter translates to MAKQATDLGKGSVGKLLFQLALPAIIAQLVNVLYNIVDRIFIGRMPNGELAMAGVGVAFPIIMIVSAFSALVGMGGAPLAAIKMGEKDNDGAEKIMTNSFSMLIILSIILTLSFLIFKEDILWAFGASKDTIGYANDYIGIYLIGTIFVQIGLGMNPFINTQGFAKTGMMTVMIGAVINIVLDPILIFGFGMGVKGAALATITAQFVSAIWVLFFLLGKKSVLKIRKNYIVPKLKVIGPVLLLGISPFIMQATESLVIISMNNNLAKYGGDLAIGAMTIMSSVMQIILLPMMGLTQGAQPIISFNYGADKLDRVRKTFKLLLMSCLIYTIVMWGAIMIFPQVFVSIFNSNPQLVEITVWSMRIYFAGIFLFGAQIACQQTFLALGQAKISMILALLRKIILLIPLIFILPMFLENKLQGVLMAEPVADILAALTTIVFFSIFYKKTLSVKSSSQPNLELTQTKE, encoded by the coding sequence ATGGCGAAGCAAGCTACAGATTTGGGAAAAGGTAGTGTTGGTAAGCTGTTATTTCAATTAGCTTTACCAGCTATAATAGCACAGTTAGTAAATGTATTATATAACATAGTAGATAGAATATTTATTGGTAGGATGCCAAATGGAGAACTTGCTATGGCAGGGGTAGGAGTAGCATTCCCAATAATAATGATAGTTTCAGCATTTAGTGCATTAGTAGGTATGGGGGGAGCTCCTTTAGCTGCAATAAAGATGGGAGAAAAAGATAATGATGGTGCAGAAAAAATAATGACAAATAGTTTTTCTATGCTAATAATATTATCAATTATATTAACGCTATCATTTTTAATATTTAAGGAAGATATACTTTGGGCATTTGGAGCAAGTAAAGATACAATAGGGTATGCAAATGATTATATAGGTATATATCTTATAGGAACTATATTTGTTCAAATAGGGCTAGGCATGAATCCATTCATAAATACTCAAGGATTTGCAAAGACTGGTATGATGACTGTTATGATAGGTGCTGTTATAAATATAGTACTAGATCCTATACTGATTTTTGGATTTGGAATGGGAGTAAAAGGTGCAGCTCTCGCAACTATAACTGCACAGTTCGTTTCTGCTATATGGGTATTATTCTTCTTACTTGGAAAGAAAAGTGTACTGAAAATAAGAAAAAATTATATAGTGCCTAAACTAAAAGTTATTGGACCTGTTTTACTTTTAGGGATATCACCTTTTATAATGCAAGCTACAGAGAGCTTAGTTATAATATCAATGAATAATAACCTTGCAAAGTATGGAGGAGACTTAGCAATAGGAGCTATGACGATAATGAGTAGTGTTATGCAAATAATACTTTTACCTATGATGGGATTAACTCAAGGGGCTCAACCGATAATAAGTTTCAACTATGGAGCAGATAAATTAGATAGGGTTAGAAAAACATTTAAACTTTTATTAATGAGTTGTTTGATATATACGATAGTTATGTGGGGAGCTATAATGATATTCCCACAAGTATTTGTATCAATATTTAATAGTAATCCTCAACTTGTAGAAATAACAGTATGGAGTATGAGAATTTACTTTGCAGGAATATTCTTATTTGGGGCTCAGATAGCTTGTCAACAGACATTCCTTGCGCTAGGTCAGGCTAAAATATCAATGATATTAGCTTTACTTAGAAAAATAATATTATTAATACCATTAATATTTATACTACCTATGTTTTTAGAAAATAAATTACAAGGGGTATTAATGGCTGAACCAGTTGCTGATATACTTGCGGCACTTACAACTATAGTATTCTTTAGTATATTCTATAAAAAGACCTTGTCTGTTAAATCTTCAAGTCAACCAAACCTAGAGTTGACTCAGACAAAAGAATAA
- a CDS encoding phosphatase yields the protein MKALIDLHCHTVASGHAYSTLKENIDEAKEKNLKYLGVSDHAPNMPGSTHPYYFGNLGVIKSEINGVRMLKGIEANIMDFEGKVDIPEDVIGKLDYVIASFHPPCISGGSKEENTKAIINVMENKEVKIIGHLDDSRYPVDYEKVVKKAKETNTLLEINNSSLRPNSFRVGAIENAKKMLKLCKKYEVKVILGSDAHIYYQVGDFKNCEKILNEVDFPGNLVVNFNEEYIKEIFFKKEV from the coding sequence ATGAAGGCACTTATAGATTTGCATTGTCACACGGTAGCAAGTGGACATGCATATAGCACATTAAAAGAGAATATAGACGAAGCAAAAGAAAAAAATTTAAAATATTTAGGGGTATCGGATCACGCACCTAATATGCCTGGAAGCACTCATCCATATTATTTTGGGAATTTAGGAGTCATAAAAAGTGAAATTAATGGAGTTAGAATGCTAAAAGGAATAGAAGCTAATATAATGGATTTTGAAGGAAAAGTTGATATACCTGAAGATGTTATTGGAAAATTAGATTATGTAATTGCTAGCTTTCATCCACCTTGTATATCAGGGGGTAGTAAAGAAGAAAATACAAAAGCTATAATAAATGTAATGGAAAATAAAGAAGTAAAAATAATAGGACATTTAGATGATAGCAGATATCCGGTTGACTATGAAAAGGTAGTAAAGAAAGCTAAGGAAACAAATACATTATTAGAAATAAACAATTCATCATTAAGACCAAATAGCTTTAGAGTAGGAGCTATAGAAAATGCAAAAAAAATGTTAAAACTTTGCAAAAAATATGAAGTAAAAGTTATTTTAGGAAGCGATGCTCATATATACTATCAAGTTGGGGATTTTAAAAATTGCGAAAAAATATTGAACGAAGTAGATTTCCCTGGAAATTTAGTGGTGAATTTTAACGAAGAATATATAAAAGAAATATTTTTTAAAAAAGAAGTCTAA